In Colletotrichum destructivum chromosome 1, complete sequence, the sequence AAGACGGATGGCCTTATTTGTTATGGTTACGCCTCCGAGTCTTTCCAAGCCTGGGTCAACAACCTGCCTGCGGACTCAGCCAGCTCGTTTCTTAACGAGATTACcaaccatcatcatcacgaCGTTGACCCAGCGAATGGACAGCTCTTGGAACGAGTCGAGCAGCCCGAAACTATCGTCGACTACGATgaggaaaagaaaatgaGGGGTTCGATGattcatcgtcgtcgtgacTGGACCAGCAACTTGTTCGTCTATCGTGAGATAAACGTTCGCGAAGACTACatgcgtcgtcgtcaggaGAACCTGGAGCGTCGCAGCTTGCCTACACGAGATGATGAGCCGATCCAGATTGCAACCACGTCAAACTTCAATGCAGTTTCCATCGTGAAGGAGAAAAGGCTACTGGACGACTGTGTCTTACGACCGGCTCAACTTATCGACGCCAGTGGCTGCTCGCAGATTTACAACGCGGCCGTAGCCGACCATGACCACGAAATCATCGACACCGTCCAAACCTCGGCCCGTCGATTCGAGTACATAATTGATGAGtgccagagagagagactccCGTTCGTGGTCGCAATCAAGCAGAAAGCCGATCTGACGGATGCCAAGAATTGGCCCTCTCAGGACGCATACCGACAGTACATGAAGTGGAAAAAGTCAGTGCCACAGGAAGACGAGTCCACGGAAAACAACATCTGTGGTTTCGCATATCTGAAACCATACGAGAAAGGAATCACAGGACTCGCCGGCAACTCATCTCCCACGGTCAAGGccaccgtcttcgtcggtCTGGAGCATCGTCGTGGTGGGATCGGCAGTGCTCTGATCCATCAGCTCTTGGCGCAGACCTCGATCTTGTACAACAGCCACGCTATCGAATACAAATGGGAGGACCCTGCAGCCGAAGAAGACTCTTTCAACACGCCAGACTTCCGCAAGATTCATCGTAAGTCTCCCACAATACTTGAAGCGACATCATCTTCAACCGTTCAACTGACACTTAACAGGCATCATCGCTCACACCATGCTTAAGAGTGAGCGTGAACAGCATTCCAAATGGGTTGAAGAACTCATGACCTCGTTCCAGTTCGAGAAAGCCGGTCAAGTTAGCCAAGTATACGAGGTGGACTCTCCTCACGGGGTTGAGTGGTACGACCAAGTCGTTTGGCAGCACTGGGCGAACAAGATTGACACAGCCCGCAACGCTTACGCGGGCGACGAGTCCGAGTGTTCCTACGATTACCCGGGAAAGGTTCAGTCTCCAAACTACCGCTGAGACCAGTCTTCAATTGCAGGTGGACAGCCTCATATGGTTCGAGCCACAGCAACGATGATGTCTTCAGTCCCTGAGCACCACGTCTCTACTGCGCAAGACTTTGACTTCAGCTGCATCAGCATTTGATGGCGTGAGAGGTCATGTCACTTCATGTGTGCATGTACTCGACCGTGTTGTCGAATttcaaaagaaaaagagagcaggaagaggaaggggggggaaaaaacccTCTTGAGTTCTAGAGTGAGTCCCTAGCCTGAGGTCAGCTCAGAAAACGTGGTCAGATCTAACTGTGTATAGGATGATATAACCGGAACAGCAGACAGCCCACCACCAGGACGATACGGAAGATACCTCCCTATGTTGtccgacctcgccctccttcGACACGGGGTCCTCTTTGATCGTAtttgagaagaagacggtTTGGACATCAACGTTGCATCGCCACAAGCACAGTTTTGACACTAAGGTCGCTCTCTGGCTCACATCAGCAGCAAACCGACGGGACTTCAGACttatccccttcccctttccTTATCACTTACACACTCTTTTAATCAATTTCCGAGTCTCAATCACTTTCCCCAAGGGCTTtgcaccccccccccccccgacaCAGAATTTTTCCTTCCACGACCGCTTTGGTAGACATGTGCGATTCTGGCAGAGAAGTTGGCAAGTCGAGGGGGAAATGGACCGTAACTACTACTACCTAGCTCATAAGTGGACGGATTTCGGATCATGGCGGCAAGTTGAACAAAGCCCAGTAGTACGAGTGGAATCTCGAGTGCGTTTAGGTTAATTCCCGATCTCAGCCAGCATTCGGTACTACCGTTCTACTCGATGGTCTAGCCTGACTGAGAGAACATCTTGTCGCAGACTTGCCTCAAGAGCCACAACGGGAGATAGCTCAATATTTGAGTTCACACATTTGGGGCCGCCCTTGCAATGACGAGTGACATGGAATTGAATGTTCCTCCGACTAAAAGAACCATCTCTACGAGACTTACCGTCGTCTACTTACAATCCGTTCCCCTCCAAAAAGGGACACCAAGCCAGACCATGGAAACGCCAGTGAATCTTTCATAAGCCAGAAACCTATTTGGGCATACCGACGCTAGTGATGGAGTCGTGAGGCCAGAGGGTGGAGACGTCGCTGAGCGCAACGGAACcccgtgccgccgccatgtGGTGCACCTCGTCGAGAGTAGGGTTCCTAACCGATCCAGGGACGGGGGGTGGAGCAGACGGCGTACGAGAGATGAAAGGCCGAGGCTGCAGCGACGCGGAAGTCGACTGCGCCCCGTAGTGCATCCGGCGTCCCGAAGGGGGTATGGGCTTGGGCTTCCGCTTGTTCTCGTAGTACTCCATAAATCCCATCCGTTCCACGATCTCACCTTGTTGTCCCATCCGCATCAGTCTCTCATCGTCGACAGCGCGCCGGTTCGGATCGTTGTGCGGGCTCGGGCCAGGCCAGCGAGGGGGGTCTGTTGTCGGATGATCCTGTATTACGGGTCTGTTATCCTGAGGCCTGGAGGAGGGGTTACTTACTGCCGCGTCTGGGCGAGAGCGGCGCGCGGGGTCACTGTTGTTAACCGAGCCCGATAGCCCTAATTGAGACCGGGCGGCAGAGGCAGCCACATCGGTCCGTGGAGGATGGGGCCGGGCTGGGTCAGTGTTCGTGTAGATGCTGCTCGGTGCTACGTTGCGATGCCGGGTGTACAGTTGGGTGGTAGGGGAAGCCTCGGAGCGCGAGGGGACAGCCTGAGCCGGCTCATTGTTCAGAAATACACTGCTTGTGGCTACGTTACGGAAACGATTGCTGACTCGCTGCTCGTCTTGAAGCATCGACGGAGGGAGAGTGGCGTTGCTCGGCTGCTGTTCCTGTCtggtcgaagacgacggcatcACGGGTTCCCGGCTTGACGATGTGAGAGAACCGCTGTTCGAAACCGCATCTTCCCAGATGGCGTCTTGTTCGCTGCGTTCAACCTCGAGCCCAGTTTCAAACGCCCGAGACCGAAAAGGATCGGCTTGAGTGTTCAACTCGCTAAAGGCAGGATGCACCGATTTGCGGTCGAACGCATGCCCGTTGCCATTTTGAACAGCCAAGCGTTCGTAAAAGCCTCCAACAGCATCCTCCCACGGCTGATTGCCGTCATCAACATCGGCAGCCAGATCTTCCCCTTTGGAAACGAGGCTCTGCTGGCTCGATTCGGGTTGTCTCCCGGTGGCAGAAAGCTGATGAGAAGACTGGACAGATACCGCCTGGCTGCTCCTGCTCGACAGGTTCGGAGTCCGGCGTTCCCTCCGCTGCCGCTTGGCATCACGCCTTTTCTGCCGAGCCGCTACAATCTCTCTGCGTACGGCCCGGATCTCTTCAGCCAAGAACGAGCTGCCCTGGTTGATTGACTGTTGTGTTTCCATCGGGAAATAGGCAAGCCAGGACTCCACGACCCTTTGGAGGACCGGTCTCTCCGTTTCTGTCCGAGCAATCAGATTGGCGCGGAGGTCACCGAGGAAGGACTCGCGGGACCCAATGGCAGCCAGAATGCAAGCCTCGCACTGAGACGCGACCTTTTCAAGCCCACCAGGCAGGCGACCGAAGACCATCTCGAACGTCGGCGGGTCCATCCACAAGGCTTGTATCGCGTCCAGACGGTGGAGAAACTCCTGGATTGGAGCCGAATATTCCAGATTTCTGCCGCCTCTGTCTCGACGCAGTCGCTCCGTCTCTTTCGTGACCTCTTTCGTGACTAGCGCAAAGAGTGCGTGGATCGTCCACGAGTTGAGGCCCCGATGGGATAAACAGAGCACAGCTGCTTTTGGCGTAAAGGGCAGTTGGTGTTTCTCGCTGATGCTCATTAGACCACGCTTGACCAAGTTGACCACATTGAGGTTGTCGACTCTTGGACGGAGACAGTCGCTAGGAAGATCGTGCAGACTTTGCTCTTGGCCTTGTAGCCAATAGTCTGGAGGATGGGCAGTGCTGTGTCGTTGTGAAAGATAGAGGTATCGGGTCAGCTTTCTGACCGTCACGTCCGACAGGTCGTGAATGCATTGGAATTGGTTGGGCTTTCCAGCAGGCGGTGGTGCGACTCTGGATGGTCTGGTCCACATGATTGTATGATTATAGTGTTGTATTGTTAGTATCGATTCCGGGTTTGCTGGCGGAATACACAAAAGTACTGTTGATCTCGTGGCTGCTTTACTCGTTCTGCCCTACCCTTATCAGTTGGCCCATaagaggatggatgggaaGCGAAACCATTTGTACAATCCAGCGGCGAAAAAATCACATTGTCAGCGAAGAAGCTCGAACTTGATGGCTGTGTCCGTCTTTCAGCTTGGCTCGACCGGGAACAAACAATAGGACGGACTGTCCTTGCTTCAAAGCACACAACGCAACCCCCCGTCATGTAACTTGTCGCAGAAAAGAGCATCGTCATAGTGATTTGAAAGGCGAGTTGCTTTGTCGGAGCTCCTTGTTTCGCCCCGAGATTGCCTGCCTAATTGCCTCATTCATGACCTGCGGCTTGGCTAAGGTAAGGCTAGAATCTCGATGAAAACGATGCTTCCATTCTCTTCATCTCGGGAGCGAACGGAAGTGCCGGCCTCGCACTTGATCAGGCGGGCGACTCAGGTTGACTCCTGAATCGCCGGGGAAGAGCACGCCCGAGAACGATCCAGGCAGTTGGAGCTGAACCTAGAGATAGAACTGATATTAGCCAGAAATAAACTATTTGAGTATAGCGGTAATCCTAAGTATCACTCACAAGCTAGGCCCATCATCTTGCCCCGAATCGTCCAACGACAACTGCGAGTTCGAGTTGTTGGGCTTTTTTTTCCCAGTCCAAGTCATCCATCAGGGGGTCACTCCAGGTAGAGCTGAAGGAGTTGCCGACGAGCCCAGATACGCTCGCGGTAGTCTAGAGAAATCGCTCTATTGGGCCTGGCGAAAAGGCGCGACGTCCCTCTCACCGAGACATCATTTTACTAGCAACGCTGCCCTGGGCGTGGCTCGATCGTCCATGCTACTCCTCCGTGTTGCTGCAAGTTTGACCTGGAACCATCCCATAAAACACAACCCAAAGAAAAAACCCGCGTCCAATCAAGCCTGCTATTAAGAGGCAGATTGAGGCTAGCCTCTGACGAGGTGCATGCCAGAAAAATCAAGTCGCACGAGCGCCATGCCCTTCCATACCCATCTCCCCATCGTACAGACCTGATATCAAACGGCCCAACTCCCATATCATGCTCGACTTTGTTCGTTATAGACGTAAGGGTTGGAGACAGCCAAGTTGCTAGAATCATGCGTGATGCCGATGATCTTGCTCCTGTCTCAATCGTTCCAAGCGaatcttggcggcctcggtccCATCGTCCGGTGTCGCGGGTTCCTTGAACCAAGGGTGCTGCAACGCCTGCTTCGCGGTGATGCGGTGCTGGGGATCGTAGACAAAGATCTTCCGGAGAAGATCCAAGAAGTTCTTGAAGTAGGTAGTGTTTGAAGGGATAATGTCCTGCAAGGGATTAGTAAGCTGGCGTTGTTAGGCTGCATGCGGGAAAGTGCTGACCTCTAGTCGCCTCATCGCCTTGACGAATCTCTTAGAAGCCCGCGTCGTCTCCGGCGTGGGGTAGTCAAGCTTGAGCCTTTTGAAGTACCTGTATAAGACGGTTAAAATCAAACGTGCGTGGGCCACGGAAGTCGGTTACATACTTGGAGGCTGGGTTTCCGCCGCTCCGAGTGGCCATTTTGTTGACGGCTTGGACAAGGCCAGAGTCTATCCTCTGACCGACGACCATCTCCATCATGGCAAGATGTTCCAGATTGTCGTGAGTTTGGAAGAGGGCATCACCGGTGAAGAATTCGACCAGAATGCACCCTATGCTCCAGATATCGCAGGGGAAAGACCACCCGAGGCCCAGGATGATCTCGGGTGCCCTGTAATGGCGAGTAGATACGACGGAGCTGTGGTATTCATCCTGGAAAGTGGCGGAGCCAAAATCGATGAGACGAATTTCAGTGTCCAGTAGGACTCGGCGCTGGTTCGCCTGACGGTTCACGGTCGTAGACGAGGAGGGTATCTTTCGATTGTACGTAAAAGTTTGGTATGCGCTGTCGCACAGAAGGATGTTTTCGGGCTTCAAATCAGTGTGAATGAGATTGAGGTCGTGCAGAACTGGAAAATGTCAGCTGTGTTCGGCGGCCATCTTGGGCACAATTCGACCTACAGGCGACACTGGTGAAGAGCTGGCGGGCAAAACTCTGGATTTGACTGTTGGGGAAAGGCACAAAGCTGTTGCTTTTCAGAAAATCGAAGACGCTCTGTCCGAGAAGGTCCATGACGATGCAGATGTGGCCGCGGTAGTCGAAACAGTCCCGCAGGTGAATGCAACGATTGCGGTTCTCACTGTCGTTCTCCTTAAGCGTGGCCAGGACTCGGAGCTCGATTCGGGATGCATCTCGGTACTTTTGCACCGATCGGATGATCTTGATCGCAACCGACTTGTTCCTCCTTCGGTCTCGAGCCTGGACGACCTTGCCAAAGGTACCCTGTCCGAGAAGTTTGACCATTTGATCTGTAGCCATGGTTAGCGGTCTAATACCAGATATGTGGCAGGCGTTTTGATGCTTACACTCTTTCGTCAAGTCTGCATCGGGGACGACAATGTAGtgtccatcgtcatcgtcgacttTAGCGTTTTTGTTGTAGCCGGCCTGTAGGACTGACATCAGCAAAAAGAACCACGAGGCTCGATGGAACAAAGCATACATCCTGAACTACACGAACGTGCACGTCGGAGGCTTTCTTGGGAGGATAGGGAGGCGGCTTGTAGCTGACGAAGGGATCGCCAAGGCCTTCgacctctctcttcttcgcctcttGAGCGATCTGCTGACGagtcctcttcctcttttggCCGGGCTGCACATCGTAATACTCCTGGCCGTTCGAGGACAGTGAGGTGGCAGCCGTGGTATGGATGGCCGAGTTCGTCGTACGATCGGTTGAAATGGTAGAGCCGCTGGGGGTCCCGTTGTGATGAGGAGTGGTTGTGTGGGAGGCGGCGTACTTGCTGTTGTGGTAGACAGGGTCGTACGGTTGAGGCTCGTCGTCTCGTTTCCGCTTCTTGGGAATAGGACGACTGCTGGCACCGttggtggcgatggcgttgccgttgccgttggaCACGACCCTTACGCCATTGCCGACAACCTTGCCCTGCTCTGGCTCGGGGGTATCATCGATGACGATGATTTCCTTGGGGAGGCCGTTTTTGTAGAACTTGTTCCAGTCGGGCTCCTTTGAGCGGCGTCGCTTGCGACCTGACTGGGAAGACTGAGATTGTGAGTTGGTAGGCATTGCGTTAACGGAGTAGTTCGCGTCGGGACTCGAAAAGTCGTGAATGGTCCTCGAAGTGGCTGACGAGGCTAGAGGGCCTAGGCCATTTGGACCAGCGTGACTGGCAGTAGAAGTGGTAGAATACGCGATGCTCGACGAGTTGGCGTACGAGGAAGGCagtctcgccgtcgccgtcgccgtcgaggaggaagtggaGAGGATTGGGTTTGCGGGCTGACGGTATGAGGAGCCCGTAGCAGTAGAGGCCTGGTACGGCTGATGGTTGTAGGGGTAATGGGGATGATGATAATGCGAGTGAGGAGGCAGTGTCGCAGTGGCCGTTGTCGGGGTCGACATGATTCTCCTCGTGCGTTACCGGGCTCGTGAGAATCACGTTTGGTGTTGAGGAGAGggcggaggacgagggcgagggaagGAAGGTTCGACGGTTGAGGGAAAGCGGGAGGAAGGTGGTTTCGCAgtccttcttcctctttgccggcgtgctggtgcagctggGTACGTGCCCGCTGGTCCTTTTTTGGGGGGCTTTCAAGTCCAAACAGTGGATTCGGAATTGGTCCCaggtgttttttttttttttttttaaacttgggggagggggatggtTAAGGATAAGGGAAGAAGGGTGCACCTCAAAGCGTAGTAAGTGCAATGTTCAGTGACCACCCAGCGAAGAATGTGCCCTGTGGTTTCTGTGGTGTGGTGGCCGTGTGTCTCTAAGTGTGCATAGGACTGGGCCGCAGATTAATGGGCAAAAACAGCGCGGTGCAGTGTCTTTTGGCGTCGGGGTATCGCTAATAGGCTTGACAACAAGGACTCCAAGGGTCCTCGGGCTTGTGTTCCCGAGTCGTGCACAAAGTGGCTCGTACGGTGCGGGTGCAGAAGGTACAGTGAGTTTATGGTGCAGTGGCGGTTGGTGGAGTCGGGGGGGGATTCGGCTGATGACGGTATGTCTCGTGTTGGAAAGCGTCTTCCTACATTGAAGATGAGGAAGCTGCTGGCAAGGTTTGGTGTCTGTTGTTGATTTTTCCGACCAAAAGCACAAATGacgggagggaagggagaaagggaaggagggacGGAGAAACAAGCTGGGAACCGAGATAAAAACAAGTCGCCGCAGTCAGTCAGTGGTGGACGTTGTGGTCGAAAAGTGACGAGGTTCCGAGGGATGGCCAGCCGATGCACTTGTTTTCGTCcgtgggggggaggaggaggaggaggaggaggaggaggaggaggaggagaccaATTGTGGAGAAACTGGGCGAACGGACGAGCacaaggggaggagggcgggcgtTGGCGTGGTGGGCATGGGCGAAGAAGAATAGGTTGTGTGTCGTGGTcttggtgctggtggtgccgGTGAGTGCGCGTCTGGAAAGCGGAAATGGAAGTCAGGATGAATGAACATTGAAGGGGCGGAGAAAACGGCTAGGTCAACTTTCAAGAGACATTAGAGCTCACAACATGATGGGTACGTTGATACACTGCCTGCTGCGCACTTGAATTGAGGTATCTCTCTGGCTAGCTGAGTACCTAGAGGTTACCTTAGTAGGTACGAACACTGGTAGTAAGGCTAGGTACCTGGCAAGACAATGAATGGGGTGCCGTTTTATTCCCCCCGACTCCCCAGTTGCCATgccccttcttcatcttcgttCAATTACGTCGGTGGACGAATGACAAAAGCAGACAACATTGCCGACTGACTGCACAGGCGAGAAGGAGATTTGCTGCTGGACCCTCTATATTCGTAGTCGTCCACTTGGAGCCAAGGCCGAaaggagacgacgagcggGCATTTGGACCTCCTGCTGGAATAACAAATGAACCTACGGCCAGGACGGAGGATGAATCGACCCATCTGCACTCACAgcataaaaaaaaaaaaaaactacAACGAATCACCAACCTCGTTGTTGGTTCCCAGAGGCGCAATGTTGAATGGTGCTGGTgtctgtacagagtactttGAATGTATATGCAGTATCTGTGCTGCGGACAGACTGACAGTCAGACAAAGTGCCTCGTTAGTAGCCTGAAGCGGGAGTGGAGAAGGCGAGTGAACGAGTCGAGGcaaaggtaggtaggtaggtaccttacttTCCGGCCTGCGCCTTCTCCAGTTCCCTGTGCACACACCTCGATTCAGACATTGAGACGTATCCGTACCTCCACCAACACAGATAGGAAGTACTCACTGGCGACAGCAATCTGACATGATGAATCAGGTATCTCGCTATCTGACATATATTTCCCACTTCCATGATACTCCCGCATCCAAGTCAATGTCGACTAATGTCGCAACATATGCCCATGCCGCAGCGGAAGCGAGGCCGTCCGACGGTACCGCCGCACATGGAAGATTCAGTACTCGAGGTGCAGCACTGGAATCACTCTGTTCTTAGCCAAATCGATCTGAACCCATCCGACAGTGCTGAGGGCTGAGCCACGTTTTGGCAACATTGTCACAGAGTGTCCGTAGGTTGATGAGACTGGATGTTGGATGTACGAACTGCGTATCCGTAGGCACCCTAGGTAGGGTCGGCACCGGAGGGGATAGGTGCTTCCCGTGCACTTAATTAATTAGCCTCTCGCCTTGCCACTGTGCTTCCGGCAGGTACAAGGGGCCTGTCACTGCGGGCCTTGACGCACACCATATTTCGTTTTCATGTGCGGAGTGCTTTGCTGGTCATGGTCGGGTTCTTTATTTTTGCATTGCACGGCTGGGAGGTTTCATTTCATCGTCTGTTTGATTCATTCAATAGGGGAAACGGCGACTGCCAATTGCAAAACAGGGGAACGGAGAAGAGCACCACCAGTGACACGAggcggagaggaagaagcgaCACCGTGAACCGAGAGCAGCAGGTGCAAAGCCGCTGACGGAAGGAGCAAGGTTAAGAAAGCACCACCAGGACAGCCTGCCTGGACAGACAGGACCCAAGAGTGAGACTGCAAAAAGAGGAAGGAAGCGCCGCCACGCTGGAAATGACCGTCTGGGCGCATTCTAGCGCGCCGCCATTTTTTCACCGTGAATCCCGCCGCTTCACCACCTAACCGCAACCCGGCCGACTTTTTGACCCTCAACAACGTCCTTGAAGAGATTCACTTCCCGATGGTATGCTTCAAACCCGCTGGGCTATTTCAATCGTCATCGTTTCCAAGATCGTCAAAACTACAACCACAAAATGGCATCCCACTTAGGTCAAGTCACGGCTCCCTAGCTCCACGGCCCTTGGTCCTACAACTTTACCCACGGCTTGCCTTGTCACGCTCACAAAATCAAGACACGCCAATCCCATTGCCCATTGCCGGGGAACAGCTTCACGGCCATACTCCTCTCACCCACTTTACGCACTTGGCGGGTCGCTTGGAGTCCGCCCTCCACCCTAACTCGCCTGCCCGCCAATCTGCCTCCACGAACATTGTCCAGACGGGTTTAGCGTCCCGCCGGCTTGGCCAAGTCGCCTCTTCCGAAGTCACGTCGTTGCACAGCgccttgccgtcgccgttcaCTATGGCGTGGTACTGGTGCACCTGGCCCTCAAATGTCAGTAGGTATTCGGTTTTGGTGTGAACAATCTCACGCTCGAGCTACCGCAGTATGCTGGACTGGACCGGgctggtctggtctggtctggtcttgtctggtctggtctgaACACATATGTACACAGTAAATAAACCGAACTCCAACCGCGCACCCGCGATATCGACAGGTGGACCAAAGGATGGTTGGATGAATGGAACCAGTCCCCGCCCGCCGGCCCCCGGTGTTACCGCCCCACGACACCGCTCCACGGccaggcagggcagggcagggcagaCCAGACACCATCACGAGAACATACAACGCAATATACGGATATCGTAACGGGGTTTGCTGCTGACAAAACAGCCCTGCCTATCTTTGTCTTTATTTCATGGAAACACGACCCAGTTACTACGCTGTGTTTTCGGAAATACCATCTCTTGAGGGCTGCAATACGTCAGAAAGCGTCAAAAAGATGCAGACACGATGGGTACCCATCCCGGGACCCAACGCCGGCTTTAGATTTCGCATTTTCGCCTCAGCCGAATATTCTGGCAATTCCCTTGGTCGCCGGCCGGCTTTGttctgcctgcctgcctagTTGCGTCGTTGCCTCGTGGCACTGGGTGTACTGTTGATCAGTTCAAACACTGCCAAAAAGCATGATCCACACATTTCAGGCAGTCGGCCAAGATCTCATCGCACTGGATGAAAAGTTAAAGGGGGACACTCCTTTCTCTCCGTGTCGAGACACCAGTTCAAACGGAAAGACAGAATGGTGTTTGACTACTCACTCGACCAGCCAGCACTGGCCGTCTCTTGGGCTTGAGATCTCTATGGATACCGCTGCTTTTGGTCCGATCCCACCGTCTCCTCTGCGGCAACCCAACGGTGCACACATCACAGTAGCGGACGAATCTCCAAGCACTCTCAAGCGTCTAGATCCTTGCCTCCCGTCCCAAAATGCGCCAATGGAGTCTTCGGGGAGCGGTACCCTATGGCGCCTTCAACCAATCACAGGCGCAGGCTACAACAAGGTGGGGGAAGGAGGCGAAGGGTCGCAGCCATCACGACGACGGAGGGCACTTGGCATCGCTCAAGTTTAGAAGGACAAAAGACCGGCGGAGACAAGGAGCCCGTTGTCTCCACGGCTGTACGCACTCTTACCACACGGCACAGGCACAGACAGGACCGAGAGAGCATTCTCGTTGTGCTGTTGTCATCAGCCCCTCCCTCACGTCACGTCCTGTCCCCCTCCCAACCAACACCATGTCTGTATCTGCGCGACTCCGTCGACGCCAAACAAATCTTTTCCCACACGACAAAAGTTCCATTTGAACGCGTAGCTTTTGGCTGTCTGATAAAATGGAATACCAATGCTACCGGACGATTCTCGAGACCGCCGGAGGCTAGGGAGTGTTATTTGACCCTTGAGTAGAAGGACTTCGAAGAAACGAGACGCATGCGAGGGAGCCGACCCACTGTCGACGCGATGGCTGCCGCTCAcagtctctcttctctttgcAGCGTGCCCGTCTGGTGCGTGGCGTAAAGTGCGTGCATGACCTCCATGACATCGAATCCGTGGCAACCGAGACTAGCCAGG encodes:
- a CDS encoding Putative acyl-CoA N-acyltransferase, coding for MSTQDQKRDTKMKTSDSRSYQKHDKEHHDGGRSAHFNRPGSPYPRASTKAHHHQSNSSQSTARWSSQGLNKRNAGKNAQNKASLSSKKPIRPSEPSKRTTSIRWAKDLPVPDRKRSPTSWNETVSSPEVARAATESDSSVSDFHVAQQSFAVSKSSEKTWKKQEVEVVTKRQTTQKGEDKKHDKKQDTAAQHPPTTYIPPHLRRINEYIPPHLRMIKAKPDVEVDTPNLEYENPNSMSYDADSDTESVEPAKSSTPLTPMVLKELPERQGVELKSKKSHLSMDVSVAGDITSSDERGSSRSSTPSDKTDGLICYGYASESFQAWVNNLPADSASSFLNEITNHHHHDVDPANGQLLERVEQPETIVDYDEEKKMRGSMIHRRRDWTSNLFVYREINVREDYMRRRQENLERRSLPTRDDEPIQIATTSNFNAVSIVKEKRLLDDCVLRPAQLIDASGCSQIYNAAVADHDHEIIDTVQTSARRFEYIIDECQRERLPFVVAIKQKADLTDAKNWPSQDAYRQYMKWKKSVPQEDESTENNICGFAYLKPYEKGITGLAGNSSPTVKATVFVGLEHRRGGIGSALIHQLLAQTSILYNSHAIEYKWEDPAAEEDSFNTPDFRKIHRIIAHTMLKSEREQHSKWVEELMTSFQFEKAGQVSQVYEVDSPHGVEWYDQVVWQHWANKIDTARNAYAGDESECSYDYPGKVQSPNYR
- a CDS encoding Putative serine/threonine-protein kinase, active; amino-acid sequence: MSTPTTATATLPPHSHYHHPHYPYNHQPYQASTATGSSYRQPANPILSTSSSTATATARLPSSYANSSSIAYSTTSTASHAGPNGLGPLASSATSRTIHDFSSPDANYSVNAMPTNSQSQSSQSGRKRRRSKEPDWNKFYKNGLPKEIIVIDDTPEPEQGKVVGNGVRVVSNGNGNAIATNGASSRPIPKKRKRDDEPQPYDPVYHNSKYAASHTTTPHHNGTPSGSTISTDRTTNSAIHTTAATSLSSNGQEYYDVQPGQKRKRTRQQIAQEAKKREVEGLGDPFVSYKPPPYPPKKASDVHVRVVQDAGYNKNAKVDDDDGHYIVVPDADLTKEYQMVKLLGQGTFGKVVQARDRRRNKSVAIKIIRSVQKYRDASRIELRVLATLKENDSENRNRCIHLRDCFDYRGHICIVMDLLGQSVFDFLKSNSFVPFPNSQIQSFARQLFTSVAFLHDLNLIHTDLKPENILLCDSAYQTFTYNRKIPSSSTTVNRQANQRRVLLDTEIRLIDFGSATFQDEYHSSVVSTRHYRAPEIILGLGWSFPCDIWSIGCILVEFFTGDALFQTHDNLEHLAMMEMVVGQRIDSGLVQAVNKMATRSGGNPASKYFKRLKLDYPTPETTRASKRFVKAMRRLEDIIPSNTTYFKNFLDLLRKIFVYDPQHRITAKQALQHPWFKEPATPDDGTEAAKIRLERLRQEQDHRHHA